One Vicinamibacterales bacterium genomic window carries:
- a CDS encoding glycine zipper 2TM domain-containing protein, which yields MRHAVVALLVASAVSLPPIPAFADQHDRGRHDDRYERDYRHGKSRKSKAAPKAWRHYDERHYEPGQRGYDPVRYYRSGGRYRPVRLGRNDRIYRGSDNRYYCRRDDGTTGLIVGGIAGGILGSIIAPRDSKAIGAIIGAGAGAIIGREIDDGIECR from the coding sequence ATGAGACATGCCGTGGTCGCGCTGCTGGTCGCAAGCGCGGTCAGCCTGCCGCCCATTCCGGCGTTCGCCGATCAGCACGACCGCGGCCGTCACGACGACCGCTACGAGCGGGACTACCGGCACGGCAAGAGCAGGAAGAGCAAGGCGGCGCCGAAGGCCTGGCGCCACTACGACGAGCGGCACTACGAACCTGGGCAGCGCGGATACGACCCGGTGCGCTACTACCGGAGCGGCGGCCGGTACCGGCCGGTACGGCTGGGCCGCAACGATCGGATCTACCGCGGTTCCGACAACCGTTACTACTGCCGGCGTGACGACGGCACCACGGGCCTGATCGTCGGCGGCATCGCGGGCGGCATCCTGGGGAGCATCATCGCCCCCCGGGATTCGAAGGCCATCGGCGCCATCATCGGCGCGGGCGCCGGCGCCATCATCGGCCGCGAGATCGACGACGGCATCGAGTGCCGCTGA
- a CDS encoding ABC transporter permease, protein MGLWQDLRFATRLLVKDKWFAAAAVVALALGIGVNATVFTFVNAVLIRGLPFDDPDRIMAIGSYDRVRSRDLGVSYEDFADWRQSATRFAGLAAYSDTTMNVSDEGRPPERDFGTFLSANAFALLGQAPMLGRDFLPDDDRPGAPGVVILGSAVWKSRYGADPGILGRVVRVNDVPSVVIGVMPEDFRFPQNSDLWQPLGMVADLPARPRNARTLGVFGRLRPEASRAEADAELQSIGQRLSRDHPSTNTDVVPRLQTFNERVNGGPIRAVFLSLMGAVAFVLLIACANVANLLLSRAAHRTREIAVRISIGANRWRVVRQLLVESLLLAVVAGLLGLGLAAVGIRLFDLATQDVGRPYWIAFTMDGRVIAFLAAICVGTAILFGLAPALHVSRTDVNDVLKDGGRSGTAGVRVGRWSSVLVMGELALTLTLLAGAGFMMRNFLTLYRLDLGVDTSRLVAMSLTLPDRKYPAVEERLAFYDRLRERLAAVGSVRAASVASNLPLGGGFARRLSIDGRTLAKDEQAPTVTMLTVDPRYFETLGLAVTRGRALDGADGLPGRDGVVVNDRFARRYFPDEDPLGRRIELTLDTAGGAPPPGVAASIGGTIVGIVPNVWQRDLSAPESDPIAYVPFRADPRAFMQLLVRADGDPQAVVPLVREEVRAIDPDLPLYNVRTLDEALARQRWAFRVFGTMFAIFAGIALALSAVGLYAVTAYSVSQRTQEIGVRMALGAAGGDVAGMFLRRSLWQLAVGLSVGLAGALAVGQLFQRTELLVQTTGRDPATIGLIALVLVAVSLAASVWPARRASRLDPLAALRND, encoded by the coding sequence ATGGGCCTCTGGCAGGATCTGCGCTTCGCGACGCGGCTGCTCGTCAAGGACAAATGGTTCGCCGCGGCCGCCGTGGTCGCGCTCGCGCTCGGCATCGGCGTGAACGCCACGGTGTTCACCTTCGTGAACGCGGTCCTGATTCGCGGGCTCCCGTTCGACGATCCGGACCGCATCATGGCGATTGGCTCGTACGACCGGGTCCGCAGCCGCGACCTCGGCGTGTCCTACGAGGACTTCGCGGACTGGCGCCAGTCGGCAACCAGGTTCGCGGGCCTGGCCGCCTACTCCGACACGACCATGAACGTGAGCGACGAGGGCCGGCCGCCCGAGCGCGATTTCGGCACGTTCCTGTCGGCCAACGCGTTCGCCCTGCTCGGGCAGGCCCCCATGCTCGGGCGCGACTTCCTCCCCGACGACGATCGACCGGGCGCGCCCGGTGTCGTCATCCTCGGCAGCGCCGTCTGGAAGTCCCGCTACGGCGCCGATCCCGGCATCCTTGGCCGCGTGGTCCGGGTGAACGACGTGCCCTCCGTCGTCATCGGCGTGATGCCCGAGGACTTCAGGTTCCCGCAGAACAGCGACCTCTGGCAGCCGCTCGGCATGGTGGCCGATCTGCCGGCGCGGCCCAGGAACGCGCGCACGCTCGGCGTGTTCGGGCGGCTGCGACCCGAGGCCTCGCGCGCGGAGGCCGACGCGGAACTGCAGAGCATCGGCCAGCGGCTGTCGCGCGATCACCCGTCCACGAACACCGACGTCGTGCCAAGGCTGCAGACGTTCAACGAGCGGGTGAACGGCGGGCCGATCCGCGCGGTGTTCCTCTCGCTGATGGGGGCGGTCGCCTTCGTGCTGCTCATCGCCTGCGCCAACGTCGCGAACCTGCTGTTGTCGCGGGCCGCGCATCGAACGCGCGAGATCGCCGTCAGGATATCCATCGGCGCCAACCGCTGGCGCGTGGTCCGGCAGCTCCTGGTCGAGAGCCTGCTGCTGGCCGTCGTCGCCGGGCTGCTGGGCCTGGGCCTCGCCGCGGTGGGCATCCGGCTCTTCGACCTCGCCACGCAGGACGTTGGCAGGCCCTACTGGATCGCGTTCACCATGGACGGCCGCGTCATCGCGTTCCTCGCCGCCATCTGCGTGGGCACGGCCATCCTCTTCGGGCTCGCGCCCGCCCTCCACGTGTCCAGGACGGACGTCAACGACGTCCTGAAGGATGGGGGGCGCTCGGGCACGGCCGGCGTGCGCGTCGGCCGGTGGAGCAGCGTGCTCGTGATGGGCGAGCTGGCGCTGACGCTGACGCTCCTGGCGGGCGCCGGCTTCATGATGCGCAACTTCCTGACGCTGTATCGACTGGACCTCGGCGTGGACACGTCGCGCCTGGTCGCGATGTCGCTCACTTTGCCGGACCGCAAGTATCCCGCGGTGGAGGAGCGCCTCGCGTTCTACGACCGGCTGCGGGAGCGCCTGGCGGCCGTCGGCTCGGTGCGGGCGGCCTCCGTGGCCAGCAACCTGCCGCTGGGCGGCGGATTCGCCCGGCGCCTGAGCATCGACGGCCGCACGCTGGCGAAGGACGAGCAGGCGCCGACGGTCACCATGCTCACGGTGGATCCGCGGTACTTCGAGACGCTCGGCCTGGCCGTCACACGCGGGCGCGCCCTGGACGGCGCGGATGGCCTGCCCGGCAGGGACGGCGTCGTCGTCAACGATCGCTTCGCGCGCCGCTACTTCCCCGACGAGGATCCGCTCGGCCGCAGGATCGAGCTGACGCTGGACACGGCGGGTGGCGCGCCACCGCCCGGCGTGGCGGCGTCGATTGGCGGCACCATCGTCGGCATCGTGCCCAACGTCTGGCAGCGGGATCTCTCGGCGCCCGAGTCGGACCCGATCGCCTACGTGCCCTTCCGCGCCGATCCCCGGGCGTTCATGCAGCTGCTGGTGCGCGCCGACGGCGACCCCCAGGCCGTCGTGCCGCTCGTCCGAGAGGAGGTCCGCGCCATCGATCCCGACCTGCCGCTCTACAACGTGCGGACGCTCGACGAGGCGCTGGCCAGGCAGCGATGGGCGTTTCGCGTGTTCGGCACCATGTTCGCCATCTTCGCGGGGATCGCGCTCGCGCTGTCCGCGGTGGGGCTCTATGCGGTGACGGCGTACTCGGTGAGCCAGCGAACGCAGGAGATCGGGGTGCGAATGGCCCTGGGCGCCGCGGGCGGAGACGTGGCGGGGATGTTCCTCCGGCGGTCGCTGTGGCAACTGGCCGTCGGGTTGAGCGTCGGCCTGGCGGGGGCCCTGGCCGTCGGGCAGCTCTTCCAGCGCACCGAGCTGCTGGTGCAGACGACGGGACGGGACCCCGCCACCATCGGACTCATCGCGCTCGTGCTCGTCGCGGTGTCGCTGGCGGCGAGCGTCTGGCCCGCGCGGCGGGCGTCCCGCCTCGACCCCCTGGCGGCGCTCCGGAACGACTGA
- a CDS encoding DUF1971 domain-containing protein has product MTTMPDGAVAFRRSPTFTETTVPPGLLRHHTTAPGTWARIVVVEGRLVYRILAPELQEVELTPARHGVVEPGVPHEVRPDGPVTFYVEFCRVD; this is encoded by the coding sequence ATGACGACGATGCCCGACGGCGCCGTGGCGTTCCGGCGCTCGCCGACCTTCACGGAGACGACCGTGCCGCCGGGACTGCTGCGGCACCACACGACCGCGCCGGGGACGTGGGCGCGCATCGTCGTCGTCGAGGGCCGCCTCGTGTACCGCATCCTCGCCCCGGAGCTCCAGGAGGTGGAACTGACGCCGGCCAGGCACGGCGTCGTCGAGCCCGGGGTGCCGCACGAGGTGCGTCCGGACGGCCCCGTGACGTTCTACGTGGAGTTCTGCCGGGTCGACTGA
- a CDS encoding DUF5916 domain-containing protein gives MSPRRLAVFAAALVVATPLSAAAQASRERPFIQAAKVDVGPRIDGDLGDDAWKAATPVDGFTQQEPSLGQPASDRTEVRIVYDARTIYIAVHAYQAGGVDVAEAGGEPAAAGEHAHHGGGDVVATEMRRDADRLFDEDNFQVILDTFKDSRNGYMFVTTPLGAKLEQQVFDEGEGGGRGTTSNVNRNWDGVWDAAARITADGWTAEIAIPTNTLRFRPSDEQIWGINFMRNIRKKNEIDYWSPIPRAYSLTRVSMAGELRGLQNLSLGMDLKLKPFVVAGPRRQELSATNRRTTWKRDVGLDARYGVTPSLNLDVTLNTDFAQVEVDEQQVNLTRFSLFFPEKRDFFLENSNMFTVGTGSAFTSTPVQTDLFFSRRIGLSATGQPVPILGGTRLTGKVGRNNIAVMDVRTDSAFGRPGDNFFVSRYSRDVFRRSRVGALFIDKESVDGSAHFNRTMAVDGNFSIGRSLQVNSYVAKTDSPEGVVEGQGDDMAFYGRIAYRDPKWNLWLNYLDVQKNFNAEAGFVQRTGIRTTKVYFGPTPRPKRGNVKLFEPMYVLTYTTDQTGRLVARLHHLMLGTTFRDDSGITVIYQKNLDVLDDPFRIQGVTVPTGSYGMNEWRFMYNTSPGKRFYQRTNVQIDDYYGGTRRGLTLSGGARATSQFSAEVQYSRNDVKMPWGNFLVNLTSVRMDYTFSPKMTIRSLTQYNTASHEISNNIRFNLIHHAGSDLYVVYNDLRQTGLPSDVFAQKDRSLAVKLNYLIQK, from the coding sequence ATGTCGCCGAGAAGACTTGCCGTGTTCGCGGCCGCGCTCGTCGTGGCCACCCCCCTGTCAGCCGCCGCCCAAGCCAGCCGGGAACGCCCGTTCATCCAGGCGGCGAAGGTGGACGTCGGTCCGAGAATCGACGGCGACCTCGGCGACGACGCCTGGAAGGCGGCGACGCCCGTGGACGGCTTCACGCAGCAGGAGCCCAGCCTGGGCCAGCCCGCGTCGGACCGCACCGAGGTGCGCATCGTGTACGACGCCCGCACGATCTACATCGCCGTCCACGCCTATCAGGCGGGCGGCGTCGACGTGGCCGAGGCGGGAGGCGAGCCGGCCGCGGCGGGCGAGCACGCCCATCACGGCGGCGGGGACGTGGTGGCCACCGAGATGCGGCGGGACGCCGATCGGCTCTTCGACGAGGACAACTTCCAGGTGATCCTCGACACCTTCAAGGACTCGCGCAACGGCTACATGTTCGTGACGACGCCTCTCGGCGCGAAGCTCGAACAGCAGGTCTTCGACGAGGGCGAAGGCGGCGGGCGCGGCACGACCTCGAACGTCAACCGCAATTGGGACGGCGTGTGGGACGCGGCGGCCCGGATCACGGCCGACGGCTGGACGGCCGAGATCGCGATTCCCACCAACACCCTGCGGTTCCGCCCCAGCGACGAGCAGATCTGGGGCATCAACTTCATGCGGAACATCCGCAAGAAGAACGAGATCGACTACTGGTCCCCGATTCCCCGCGCCTACTCCCTCACCCGCGTGAGCATGGCCGGGGAACTGCGCGGCCTCCAGAACCTGAGCCTCGGGATGGACCTGAAGCTGAAGCCGTTCGTGGTCGCAGGCCCGCGCCGGCAGGAGCTGAGCGCCACGAACCGCCGCACCACGTGGAAGCGCGACGTCGGGCTCGACGCCCGCTACGGCGTCACCCCCAGCCTGAACCTCGACGTCACGCTGAACACCGACTTCGCGCAGGTGGAGGTGGACGAGCAGCAGGTGAACCTCACCCGCTTCAGCCTGTTCTTCCCCGAGAAGCGCGACTTCTTCCTCGAGAACTCGAACATGTTCACCGTGGGCACCGGCTCGGCGTTCACGAGCACGCCCGTGCAGACCGACCTGTTCTTCAGCCGCCGCATCGGTCTGTCGGCCACCGGCCAGCCCGTGCCGATCCTGGGCGGGACGCGTCTGACCGGCAAGGTGGGCCGCAACAACATCGCCGTCATGGACGTGCGGACCGACAGCGCCTTCGGCCGGCCCGGCGACAACTTCTTCGTGAGCCGCTACAGCCGCGACGTGTTCCGGCGGTCCCGCGTCGGCGCGCTCTTCATCGACAAGGAGTCGGTGGACGGCAGCGCCCACTTCAACCGGACGATGGCCGTCGACGGCAACTTCAGCATCGGGCGCAGCCTGCAGGTCAACTCCTACGTGGCGAAGACCGACTCCCCCGAGGGCGTGGTGGAGGGTCAGGGCGACGACATGGCGTTCTACGGCCGCATCGCCTACCGCGATCCGAAGTGGAACCTGTGGCTGAACTACCTGGACGTGCAGAAGAACTTCAACGCCGAGGCCGGCTTCGTCCAGCGCACGGGCATCCGCACCACGAAGGTCTACTTCGGCCCGACGCCCCGGCCGAAGCGCGGGAACGTCAAGCTGTTCGAGCCGATGTACGTGCTCACGTACACCACGGACCAGACGGGCCGGCTCGTGGCGCGCCTGCACCACCTGATGCTCGGCACGACCTTCCGCGACGACTCCGGCATCACCGTGATCTACCAGAAGAATCTCGACGTGCTGGACGACCCGTTCCGGATCCAGGGCGTCACCGTGCCGACCGGCTCCTACGGCATGAACGAGTGGCGGTTCATGTACAACACGAGCCCCGGCAAGCGCTTCTACCAGCGGACCAACGTCCAGATCGACGACTACTACGGCGGTACCCGGCGCGGCCTCACCCTGTCCGGCGGCGCGCGCGCGACGAGTCAGTTCTCGGCGGAAGTGCAGTACAGCCGCAACGACGTGAAGATGCCGTGGGGCAACTTCCTGGTGAACCTCACCTCGGTGCGCATGGACTACACGTTCAGCCCGAAGATGACCATCCGCAGCCTCACGCAGTACAACACCGCCAGTCACGAGATTTCGAACAACATCCGCTTCAACCTGATCCATCACGCCGGCAGCGACCTGTACGTCGTCTACAACGACCTGCGCCAGACCGGTCTGCCCTCCGACGTCTTCGCCCAGAAGGACCGCTCGCTCGCGGTGAAGCTGAACTACCTGATTCAGAAGTAG
- a CDS encoding S8 family serine peptidase produces the protein MNRRPTRTTRGTDATWRYGLVALVAVLIASASPLLAQRGPRQNEAPRSRHKLDLALRDRLERGNRDTRSGRQREERVIVTMRPGADARGRALDRMQRRGGRLRGDLRMLNAVSVEVPVDQLDALADDDDVLSVSVDAEVTATGTMSATGWARNGAYSLRSTLGLTTASSTTHTKAFQQGAGYTGTVDTAVRQSSPAYSYGTATTARVQTESSGALSVMLVRFDDMFGPGPNQIPFGSTITSATLTLSHLGDGSAYAGAGLRRMLVDWSASSSWNDLATLAGGQALEGGVVAGTDSAFTTGLLGGGPKAFTGPDLVANVQAWASGEANFGWAVWQTSGNSWNVRTSEDGYVANRPMLTVSYRPPVDTTSLTGAGITVAVIDSGMFEDGGGAARVKTTRDFSTGNGAPSGRTAVDGYGHGTHVASLIGDDNADAKGVAPGVRFVSLRALSDEGTGRTSDVIAAVQWAVANRSTYGIDVINLSLGHPVFEPAATDPLVQAVENAVRAGIVVVVSAGNYGTNPTTGLVGYGGITSPANAPSVITVGAARTMDTTRRTDDLVSEYSSRGPTWYDGLAKPDLVAPGHRVSGATMTHQKLYKDYPKSRGASKGGRPYLNLSGTSMAAGVVSGTVALMLESAQSTFGMKPTPNAVKAMLQYTAFRMADASGQPYDVLTQGAGELNALGAVDLASKLNPTAPSGSWWLTAPVSASSNVDGQNIVWGENIVWGNNIVWGESVYTNRPAFANNIVWGENIVWGNNIVWGENVVWGNSLVAGQNIVWGENIVWGENIVWGENIVWGENVVWGNAFTCPSCGGR, from the coding sequence GTGAATCGACGACCGACAAGAACGACGCGAGGGACCGACGCCACATGGCGCTACGGCCTCGTCGCGCTCGTGGCGGTGCTCATCGCGAGCGCCTCGCCGCTCCTGGCCCAGCGCGGGCCGCGCCAGAACGAGGCGCCGCGCAGCCGACACAAGCTCGACCTGGCGCTCCGGGACCGGCTCGAGCGCGGGAACCGTGACACGCGCAGCGGTCGGCAGCGCGAGGAGCGCGTCATCGTCACGATGCGCCCCGGGGCCGACGCGCGTGGGCGCGCCCTCGACCGGATGCAGCGCCGGGGCGGACGCCTCCGCGGCGACCTCCGGATGCTGAACGCGGTCAGCGTCGAGGTGCCGGTGGATCAGCTCGACGCGCTCGCGGACGACGACGACGTCCTGAGCGTGTCGGTCGACGCCGAGGTCACGGCGACCGGGACGATGTCGGCGACGGGGTGGGCCAGAAACGGCGCCTACTCGTTGCGCAGCACCCTCGGCCTCACGACCGCCTCCTCCACGACCCATACGAAAGCGTTCCAGCAGGGGGCGGGATACACCGGCACCGTGGACACGGCGGTGCGGCAATCCAGCCCGGCCTACTCGTACGGGACCGCCACGACCGCCCGGGTCCAGACTGAGTCCTCGGGCGCGCTCTCGGTGATGCTGGTGCGGTTCGACGACATGTTCGGGCCGGGCCCGAACCAGATTCCGTTCGGCTCGACGATCACGTCGGCCACGCTCACGCTGTCGCACCTCGGCGACGGGTCCGCGTATGCCGGCGCCGGACTTCGCCGGATGCTGGTGGACTGGAGCGCCTCGTCGTCGTGGAACGACCTGGCGACACTGGCGGGCGGCCAGGCGCTCGAGGGCGGCGTGGTCGCTGGCACGGACTCCGCCTTCACGACCGGCCTCCTGGGCGGCGGCCCGAAGGCGTTCACGGGGCCGGACCTGGTCGCGAACGTGCAGGCATGGGCCTCCGGCGAGGCGAACTTCGGCTGGGCCGTGTGGCAGACCTCCGGCAACAGCTGGAACGTCCGGACGTCGGAGGACGGATACGTCGCCAACCGTCCGATGCTGACGGTCAGCTACCGGCCGCCCGTCGACACGACCTCGCTCACGGGCGCCGGCATCACGGTGGCCGTCATCGACTCGGGCATGTTCGAGGACGGCGGCGGCGCGGCGCGCGTGAAGACCACGCGCGACTTCAGCACGGGCAACGGCGCGCCGTCGGGGCGGACGGCGGTGGACGGCTACGGCCATGGCACCCACGTCGCCTCGCTCATCGGCGACGACAACGCCGACGCGAAGGGCGTGGCGCCCGGCGTCCGGTTCGTCAGCCTTCGGGCACTCTCCGACGAGGGGACGGGCCGGACGAGCGACGTCATCGCCGCCGTGCAGTGGGCGGTGGCGAACCGGAGCACCTACGGGATCGACGTGATCAACCTGTCGCTCGGCCACCCGGTGTTCGAGCCGGCCGCGACCGACCCGCTGGTGCAGGCGGTCGAGAACGCGGTGCGGGCCGGCATCGTGGTGGTCGTCTCGGCCGGCAACTACGGGACGAACCCGACCACGGGCCTCGTGGGCTACGGCGGCATCACGTCGCCCGCCAACGCCCCGTCGGTCATCACCGTGGGCGCCGCGCGGACCATGGACACGACGCGCCGCACCGACGACCTCGTGTCCGAGTACAGCTCGCGCGGTCCGACGTGGTACGACGGCCTCGCCAAGCCTGACCTGGTCGCGCCTGGGCATCGCGTGTCCGGCGCCACCATGACCCACCAGAAGCTCTACAAGGACTACCCGAAGTCCCGCGGGGCCTCGAAGGGCGGACGGCCGTACCTGAACCTGAGCGGCACGAGCATGGCGGCCGGCGTCGTCAGCGGCACGGTGGCGTTGATGCTCGAGTCGGCGCAGTCCACGTTCGGCATGAAGCCGACGCCGAACGCGGTCAAGGCGATGCTGCAGTACACGGCCTTCCGGATGGCGGACGCCAGCGGCCAGCCGTACGACGTCCTCACGCAGGGCGCCGGCGAACTGAACGCGCTCGGCGCGGTGGACCTGGCCTCGAAGCTCAACCCGACGGCTCCGTCCGGCTCGTGGTGGCTCACCGCGCCGGTGTCGGCGTCGTCCAACGTGGACGGCCAGAACATCGTGTGGGGCGAGAACATCGTCTGGGGCAACAACATCGTCTGGGGCGAATCGGTCTACACGAACCGCCCGGCCTTCGCGAACAACATCGTCTGGGGCGAGAACATCGTCTGGGGCAACAACATCGTCTGGGGCGAGAACGTGGTGTGGGGCAACAGCCTCGTCGCGGGCCAGAACATCGTCTGGGGCGAGAACATCGTCTGGGGCGAGAACATCGTGTGGGGCGAGAACATCGTCTGGGGCGAGAACGTCGTCTGGGGCAACGCCTTCACGTGCCCCTCGTGCGGGGGGCGGTAG
- a CDS encoding GNAT family protein: protein MELRLGTARSPRSQAMTLEMPTLTPTAAVVHTGVTTDWKGMLPVFQTAGVTLRALQTSDAPHLLSLLSTEEVARFVSPPPTTAEAFERFIDWTHRMRRQGSYACYAVVPRGLDHAVGILQVRALTPDFSLAEWGFAIGAQFWGSGLFVESATLTVDFAMDVIGVHRLEARAVTLNGRGNGALAKLGAVREATLRSSFSKGGHDFDQYLWSILAEDWHVRRGQVDWGGHGDTAYRLVA from the coding sequence ATGGAGCTCAGACTCGGCACCGCCCGTTCGCCACGGTCGCAGGCCATGACCCTCGAGATGCCCACGCTCACGCCGACGGCGGCGGTCGTGCACACCGGCGTCACCACCGACTGGAAGGGCATGCTGCCCGTGTTCCAGACGGCTGGCGTCACGCTGCGGGCGCTCCAGACGTCGGACGCGCCGCACCTGCTGTCCCTCCTGTCCACCGAGGAAGTCGCGCGCTTCGTCTCGCCGCCACCGACGACGGCCGAGGCCTTCGAGCGCTTCATCGACTGGACGCACCGCATGCGCCGGCAGGGCAGCTACGCCTGCTACGCCGTCGTGCCGCGCGGGCTCGACCACGCCGTGGGCATCCTGCAGGTCCGGGCGCTGACGCCGGACTTCTCGCTGGCCGAGTGGGGCTTCGCCATCGGCGCCCAGTTCTGGGGCTCGGGCCTCTTCGTGGAGAGCGCCACGCTCACCGTGGACTTCGCGATGGACGTCATCGGCGTGCACCGGCTCGAGGCGCGGGCGGTCACCCTGAACGGCCGCGGTAACGGCGCACTCGCCAAGCTCGGGGCGGTGCGGGAGGCGACGCTACGCAGCTCGTTCTCGAAGGGCGGGCACGATTTCGACCAGTACCTCTGGTCGATCCTCGCCGAGGA